The following DNA comes from Candidatus Omnitrophota bacterium.
CGCGTATATACCATTTGGACAGGGGCTATGAAAGGCTGGAAGAGAAACTTCAGGCAATAGGCGCTAATGTAAAAAGAGTTAAAGAATAAAATCCCTCGACTTTCCGCCAGAGGCGGACCCGCCGACGCGTTATGGCGGGCGCTCGGGATGATTTGCATACGAGCAAGTAAGGGCAAATCAGGAGATAGACCATGGCTGTAGTAATAAGATTAAAACGGATGGGGGCAAACAAAAAGATGTGCCACCGTATAGTTGTTACCGATATTAGGAATCCCAGGGACGGCAGGTTTATCGAAGAGATCGGCAGCTACGACCCCAGAAAGAATCCGCCTTTTATATCCGTAAAAAAGGATAGGGCGGAATATTGGATTAAGGTCGGCGCAAAGCCATCCGATACTGTAAAGAGCCTTTTGAAAAAAAGCGGCGTAAAATAACACGGGAGCCGAAGTTCTATGCGGATAGACATTCTCACGC
Coding sequences within:
- the rpsP gene encoding 30S ribosomal protein S16, which produces MAVVIRLKRMGANKKMCHRIVVTDIRNPRDGRFIEEIGSYDPRKNPPFISVKKDRAEYWIKVGAKPSDTVKSLLKKSGVK